From one Macellibacteroides fermentans genomic stretch:
- a CDS encoding ABC transporter ATP-binding protein, whose translation MDIEIKKLKKQYNNQIVLDIDSLFIPRGELIGLIGNNGAGKTTLLRLISDLSKATSGRVLINENDVSKSEAWKQYTSSYIDKNFLIDFLTAEEYFEFIAASYNITKHELDISLAGLADFMRGELMNKNKYIRDHSIGNQQKIGIIAAIISNPDILILDEPFNYLDPTSQHFICNYLKNINQNKGVTMIISSHNLELIYDVSSRIILLDSGRIIKDVVVNNTEQRDEINTYFKL comes from the coding sequence ATGGATATTGAAATTAAAAAGCTAAAAAAACAATACAATAATCAGATCGTTTTAGATATTGATTCACTGTTTATTCCTCGTGGTGAGCTTATTGGTTTGATAGGCAACAATGGAGCTGGAAAAACAACTTTACTAAGATTAATTTCGGATCTTAGTAAAGCAACTTCGGGACGAGTTCTAATAAATGAAAATGATGTAAGTAAATCTGAAGCGTGGAAACAATATACATCATCTTATATCGATAAAAATTTCTTAATTGATTTTTTAACTGCAGAAGAGTACTTTGAATTTATTGCAGCAAGTTATAATATTACTAAACATGAATTAGATATAAGTTTAGCTGGTTTAGCTGATTTTATGAGAGGGGAATTAATGAATAAAAATAAATATATACGCGATCATTCTATTGGAAATCAACAGAAAATAGGTATTATAGCTGCAATTATAAGTAATCCGGATATATTAATATTGGATGAGCCGTTTAATTATTTAGATCCCACTTCACAGCATTTTATTTGTAATTATCTTAAAAACATAAATCAAAATAAAGGAGTAACAATGATTATTTCAAGTCATAATTTAGAGTTAATTTACGATGTATCATCTCGCATAATATTACTTGACAGTGGAAGAATAATAAAAGATGTTGTTGTAAATAATACAGAACAAAGAGATGAGATAAATACTTATTTTAAGTTATAG
- a CDS encoding UxaA family hydrolase — translation MNKYIQINAADNVAVAIVPLLSGDKLRIDDREITLLEDIPAGHKVALKSFARNEHIIKYGFPIGHASQTIPEGTWINEKNIKSNLEGVLDYTYQAQKALPMTEKCDITFKGYRRKNDDVGIRNEIWIIPTVGCVNGVINQLAEAFRNQTKGAGVDAIVAFPHNYGCSQLGDDHENTKKILRGMVKHPNAGGVLVVGLGCENNQIDEFREFLGEYDEERVRFMVTQQVGDEIEIGMQLLNELYCYASKDKRTDIPLSELKVGLKCGGSDGFSGITANPLLGAFSDFLVSPEGTTVLTEVPEMFGAETLLMNRSLNKAVFDKVVHLINDFKAYYIENNQPIYENPSPGNRAGGISTLEEKSLGCTQKSGASPVRDVLMYGDQLKVKGLNLLSAPGNDLIASTALAACGCHLVLFTTGRGTPFGTFVPTVKISTNSNLFINKPGWIDFNAGSLIEGDGMDHLSKRFIDYIIEVINGRPVNNEIKNYREISIFKTGVTL, via the coding sequence ATGAATAAGTATATACAAATAAATGCGGCAGATAATGTAGCTGTGGCTATAGTTCCTTTATTGTCAGGAGATAAATTACGTATCGATGATAGAGAGATTACGTTGTTGGAAGATATTCCAGCAGGTCATAAAGTAGCCTTGAAGTCCTTTGCCCGGAATGAGCATATTATAAAATATGGTTTCCCGATCGGACATGCTAGCCAAACAATTCCAGAGGGTACATGGATTAACGAAAAGAATATTAAGAGTAATCTGGAAGGTGTGTTGGATTATACTTATCAAGCGCAAAAAGCTCTGCCCATGACCGAAAAATGTGATATTACTTTTAAGGGTTACCGAAGGAAGAACGACGATGTGGGTATTCGGAATGAGATTTGGATCATTCCAACTGTAGGTTGTGTAAATGGTGTAATTAATCAGTTGGCAGAAGCTTTTCGGAATCAGACTAAAGGAGCTGGTGTAGATGCAATTGTTGCTTTTCCTCATAACTATGGATGCTCACAATTGGGTGATGACCATGAAAATACGAAAAAGATTTTGCGCGGTATGGTTAAACATCCAAATGCTGGTGGCGTATTAGTAGTTGGATTAGGATGCGAAAACAATCAAATAGATGAATTCAGGGAGTTTCTTGGTGAGTATGATGAGGAACGTGTTCGATTTATGGTTACACAGCAAGTTGGAGATGAAATAGAAATAGGAATGCAATTATTGAATGAGCTATATTGTTACGCCTCAAAAGATAAAAGAACTGATATTCCTTTATCGGAACTTAAAGTTGGATTAAAGTGTGGCGGTTCAGATGGCTTTTCCGGCATAACAGCCAATCCTTTATTAGGTGCATTCTCTGACTTTTTAGTAAGTCCAGAGGGTACTACTGTATTAACAGAAGTGCCAGAAATGTTCGGTGCCGAAACTCTTTTAATGAATCGTAGTCTGAATAAAGCTGTATTTGATAAAGTTGTTCATTTGATAAATGATTTTAAAGCCTATTATATTGAGAACAACCAACCTATATACGAGAATCCTTCTCCTGGAAATAGAGCAGGTGGTATATCTACATTGGAAGAAAAGTCGTTAGGGTGTACACAAAAATCAGGCGCATCTCCTGTTCGCGATGTCTTAATGTATGGCGATCAATTGAAAGTTAAAGGCTTGAATCTATTAAGTGCTCCCGGCAACGACTTGATTGCAAGTACTGCTCTTGCTGCATGCGGCTGTCATCTTGTTCTTTTTACTACCGGAAGAGGTACACCTTTTGGTACTTTTGTACCTACTGTAAAAATATCCACAAACAGTAATTTGTTCATCAATAAACCCGGGTGGATTGATTTCAACGCCGGCTCCTTAATAGAAGGAGATGGGATGGATCATTTATCTAAAAGATTTATAGATTATATTATTGAAGTAATAAATGGTAGGCCTGTAAATAATGAAATAAAGAATTATAGAGAAATATCTATATTTAAGACAGGGGTTACATTATAA
- a CDS encoding DUF5687 family protein, which translates to MNFIFLLRLSWKSARRNNSFGNDILDFLFKYIYLISILFVLYITGSLLTEYGYEFLSNKANPLEFIYFYSSIAILIDLILKIIFKRTSFRFAFIQQLPNTKRSIKAYWILNELFSAWNIYLILFFFSFITNHIYPKEGIIKTMFLILNLFILQLLAGQLASIIQYRRKVSVCILAIIATCLLLLMIHFYTDWEIKMNVINQIVLVISSFSVVVLSLNVSYNYIKYCAENTYSTNTRFNTLMGVSLKGNLFKYNILFLRMLFRSPRMRQELIIAVLLSVLYFFVYTKFEDRAMLSVFSMNVIFSSIIFIILSLLLNQYIFSAEASFFDKLSLLPDMRKLLLSRYLIFVISSVFIYLIWFLIYSDTKSIFQTTAIYVYSLGPILVSSFGSILFANHKIDLFVSNMKLAANSATSQSLFIILTYSFWIGIINILNIYYPVIIYKFMFITGCLFIILSPYILNYIYFLFNKNRYSKLSKYRKK; encoded by the coding sequence ATGAATTTCATTTTCCTATTGCGTTTATCATGGAAATCTGCTAGACGCAATAACTCATTTGGTAATGATATCTTAGATTTTTTATTCAAATATATTTATTTAATATCAATTCTGTTTGTTCTTTACATTACGGGTTCATTATTAACAGAATATGGATATGAGTTTTTGTCAAATAAAGCGAATCCCCTGGAGTTTATCTATTTTTATTCTTCAATTGCAATTTTGATAGATTTAATTTTAAAGATTATATTCAAAAGAACATCTTTTAGATTTGCATTCATTCAACAATTACCAAATACAAAAAGAAGTATAAAAGCATATTGGATTTTAAATGAATTGTTTTCTGCATGGAATATTTATTTAATACTATTTTTTTTCTCTTTTATTACTAATCACATCTATCCGAAAGAAGGCATTATTAAAACAATGTTCCTCATTTTAAATTTATTTATCTTGCAGTTGTTGGCTGGACAATTAGCCAGTATAATTCAATATAGAAGAAAAGTTAGTGTTTGCATATTAGCAATAATCGCAACCTGTTTATTGCTACTTATGATTCATTTTTATACAGATTGGGAAATTAAAATGAACGTAATTAACCAAATAGTTTTAGTAATCTCATCTTTTTCTGTTGTAGTTTTATCATTAAATGTTAGCTATAACTACATTAAATACTGTGCTGAAAACACTTATAGTACAAATACTAGATTTAATACTCTAATGGGTGTTTCGCTTAAAGGCAACTTATTTAAGTATAATATACTTTTCTTAAGGATGCTTTTTCGGTCGCCCCGTATGAGGCAAGAATTGATCATTGCTGTATTATTATCAGTGCTATATTTCTTTGTATATACAAAATTTGAAGATCGCGCTATGCTGAGTGTTTTTAGCATGAATGTAATTTTCTCTTCTATCATTTTTATTATATTGTCTTTACTTTTAAATCAATATATATTTTCTGCTGAGGCTTCGTTTTTTGATAAATTATCCCTTTTGCCTGATATGCGTAAATTGTTATTATCCAGATATTTGATTTTTGTTATTTCCTCAGTGTTTATTTATTTAATTTGGTTCTTAATATATTCTGATACTAAGTCAATATTTCAAACAACAGCAATCTACGTATACTCACTGGGGCCAATATTAGTATCAAGTTTTGGAAGTATTTTATTTGCTAACCATAAAATTGATTTGTTTGTTTCAAACATGAAATTGGCTGCTAATTCAGCAACAAGTCAATCTCTTTTTATTATTCTTACTTATTCATTTTGGATAGGGATAATCAATATTTTAAATATTTATTACCCCGTTATTATCTATAAATTTATGTTTATTACTGGATGTTTGTTTATTATACTTTCACCCTATATTCTAAACTATATTTATTTTTTGTTTAACAAGAATAGATATTCTAAGTTAAGTAAATACAGAAAAAAGTAA
- a CDS encoding tagaturonate reductase, with protein MRELNRKTASAKQYTERIIQFGEGNFLRAFVDWIVWNMNQTIDFNSSVVVVQPIEKGMVDVLNGQDCLYHVNLQGLDKGEPVNRLTLIDVISRAINPYSRFDEYLKLAEQPEMRFVISNTTEAGIVFDPTCRLTDKPCSSYPGKLTQLLYHRFKTFNGDLSKGLIIFPCELIFLNGHKLKEEIYKYIDLWELGNDFKKWFEEACGVYATLVDRIVPGFPHKDIGEITEKLQYNDQLLVQAEIFHLWVIEAPQEVALEFPADMAGLNVLFVPDEKPYHDRKVVLLNGPHTVLSPVAFLSGIDIVREACQDKVVGKYINRVMYNELLETLDLPKVELEQFARDVLERFNNPFVDHQVTSIMLNSFPKYKTRDLPGVKTYLSRNGKLPDGLVLGLAAIITYYKGGVREDGTEIKPNDAPEIIALLDELWKTNNTGKIARGVLGADFIWGEDLNEIPGLTEQIKLYLDLIQQEGMLQTVKRIIQ; from the coding sequence ATGAGAGAATTAAATAGAAAAACAGCGTCTGCAAAACAATACACTGAACGTATTATCCAGTTTGGAGAAGGAAATTTCCTTCGCGCCTTTGTGGATTGGATTGTTTGGAATATGAATCAAACAATCGACTTCAACAGTAGTGTAGTGGTGGTTCAGCCTATTGAAAAAGGCATGGTTGATGTACTTAATGGGCAGGATTGTCTTTATCATGTAAACCTACAGGGATTGGATAAAGGTGAACCGGTGAATAGGCTGACTTTGATAGATGTTATCAGCCGTGCTATTAATCCATATTCACGGTTTGACGAATATCTAAAATTAGCAGAACAGCCTGAGATGCGGTTTGTAATATCAAATACAACAGAAGCCGGTATTGTTTTTGATCCAACTTGTAGGTTGACGGACAAACCCTGCTCCTCCTATCCGGGGAAGCTGACTCAGTTACTGTATCATCGTTTTAAAACATTCAACGGAGATTTGAGTAAAGGTTTGATCATATTCCCTTGTGAGTTGATATTCCTGAACGGACATAAGTTGAAAGAAGAAATTTATAAATACATCGATCTATGGGAATTGGGCAATGATTTCAAAAAATGGTTTGAAGAAGCATGCGGTGTTTATGCCACTTTAGTAGATCGTATTGTTCCCGGTTTTCCTCATAAAGATATTGGGGAAATCACAGAGAAATTACAATATAATGATCAGTTACTTGTGCAAGCGGAAATATTCCATTTATGGGTGATCGAAGCTCCACAGGAAGTTGCCCTGGAATTCCCTGCGGACATGGCTGGATTGAATGTTTTGTTTGTTCCCGACGAAAAGCCTTATCATGACAGAAAGGTTGTCTTGTTAAATGGACCGCACACAGTATTATCTCCGGTAGCTTTTCTTTCTGGAATTGATATTGTAAGAGAGGCTTGTCAGGATAAAGTGGTTGGTAAATATATCAATAGGGTGATGTATAATGAGTTGCTTGAAACATTGGATCTTCCTAAAGTGGAGTTGGAACAGTTCGCACGTGATGTTTTGGAACGGTTTAATAATCCCTTTGTAGATCATCAGGTAACCAGTATAATGTTGAACTCATTTCCAAAATATAAAACGCGCGACTTGCCGGGAGTGAAAACTTATTTAAGTAGGAATGGTAAATTACCGGATGGATTGGTTCTTGGTTTGGCTGCCATTATTACTTATTACAAGGGAGGTGTTCGTGAAGATGGTACGGAAATAAAACCAAATGATGCTCCTGAAATAATTGCTCTTCTGGATGAATTATGGAAGACAAATAATACCGGAAAGATTGCTCGTGGAGTATTAGGTGCGGATTTTATTTGGGGAGAAGATTTAAATGAAATTCCTGGTTTGACCGAGCAGATAAAACTATATTTAGATCTGATTCAACAAGAAGGAATGCTTCAGACTGTAAAAAGAATCATCCAATGA
- a CDS encoding IS982 family transposase, protein MSGNKLCISLIISILMVIKLLIYSSIMHNLYAIFAKFLDICKMFSADLVNEKGNIPRRGVVPKFSDLEVISLSLAAESIGIDSESFLFSKLNEYKDDFSSLISRRQYNDRRKLTIGLCNQVRERIASKVDGGEAIFCIDSMPIEVCRPIRSKRCKMGKNNYDKAPNYGYCASQGKHYYGYKLHSLCGLSGVIHSFDLTKASVHDIHYLKDVKCNFQNCTIIGDRGYIGAAIQLDLFEKANIKLEVPYRSNQKDWKPVFSPFAKARKRVETLFAQLCDQFMIIRNYAKQTEGLFTRITGKISALTILQYINKINNKPIGQIKYALI, encoded by the coding sequence ATGTCAGGAAATAAGTTGTGCATATCATTGATTATTAGTATTTTAATGGTGATCAAACTATTAATATACAGCTCAATTATGCACAACTTATATGCAATATTCGCTAAATTTCTTGATATATGCAAGATGTTTTCTGCTGATTTAGTAAACGAAAAAGGGAATATACCTCGCAGAGGAGTCGTCCCGAAGTTCTCTGACTTAGAAGTGATCAGTTTAAGCCTTGCTGCCGAATCAATAGGTATAGATAGTGAAAGCTTTTTGTTTTCTAAATTAAATGAATACAAAGATGATTTTTCTTCTCTCATATCCCGTCGTCAATATAATGATCGCAGGAAGCTCACTATCGGCTTATGTAATCAGGTGCGTGAAAGAATTGCATCAAAAGTTGATGGTGGAGAAGCTATTTTCTGTATTGATTCTATGCCAATTGAAGTCTGTCGTCCCATAAGGTCAAAACGTTGTAAAATGGGAAAGAATAATTATGATAAAGCTCCCAATTATGGCTATTGTGCTTCACAGGGTAAACATTATTACGGATATAAATTACATTCTCTCTGTGGGTTGAGCGGTGTCATACACTCTTTTGACCTGACAAAGGCGAGTGTTCACGACATTCATTATTTGAAAGACGTAAAGTGTAACTTTCAGAATTGCACCATCATCGGTGATCGTGGATATATTGGAGCAGCCATACAACTTGATTTATTTGAAAAAGCTAATATCAAGTTGGAAGTTCCATATCGGTCGAATCAAAAAGATTGGAAACCTGTATTTAGTCCATTTGCTAAAGCAAGGAAAAGGGTTGAAACGCTTTTTGCACAATTATGCGATCAATTTATGATAATCAGAAATTACGCAAAACAAACAGAAGGATTGTTTACCAGAATTACGGGGAAAATTAGTGCACTTACAATCCTTCAATATATAAACAAGATTAATAACAAACCCATTGGACAAATTAAATATGCACTAATTTAA
- a CDS encoding GNAT family N-acetyltransferase: protein MEHTIKTDRLIIRIARPEDAEAIFSYRSDCIVNQYQGWIPNSIEEVRRCIINMPETIDVANLYIQFVVLNLKENRLIGDMAISFSNHDNMQAEIGCTLDKAFQNKGYATEAMKGMVDYLFSTMHKHRIVVSVDPRNTASLRLIERIGFRKEAHFKKSYYLRGEWVDDIIYAKLKEEWIIEHF, encoded by the coding sequence ATGGAACACACTATAAAAACGGATAGATTAATCATACGGATTGCTAGACCAGAAGATGCAGAGGCCATTTTCTCATATCGTTCTGATTGCATCGTAAACCAATATCAAGGATGGATCCCAAATTCCATTGAAGAAGTTCGTAGATGTATTATAAATATGCCCGAAACTATTGATGTCGCTAACTTATACATTCAGTTTGTCGTTTTGAATCTTAAGGAAAACCGATTAATTGGAGACATGGCAATAAGCTTTTCAAACCATGACAATATGCAAGCCGAAATTGGATGTACATTAGACAAAGCTTTCCAGAATAAAGGTTATGCAACAGAGGCGATGAAAGGAATGGTCGATTACCTTTTTTCAACAATGCATAAACATAGAATTGTTGTATCTGTAGATCCGAGAAACACAGCATCTCTTCGATTAATTGAACGAATAGGCTTTAGAAAGGAAGCTCACTTCAAGAAAAGTTACTATTTACGTGGAGAATGGGTTGATGATATAATTTACGCAAAACTAAAAGAAGAGTGGATCATTGAACATTTTTAA
- a CDS encoding Gfo/Idh/MocA family protein, with the protein MNNTTTKMSRRHFIATTGTIAGTALLNPISELKADTKSSTALPDKKVRIALIGTGIRGTSMWGSDLTKNYADYLEFVGLCDNNEGRLETGKRIIGTDCPTYTDFEKMMAETKPDVLIVTTIDSTHHHFIIRGMELGADIITEKPMTIDEKKIQAILDAEKRTGKTCRVTFNYRYSPHRAKIWELLRAGEIGDITSVDFHWYLDTSHGADYFRRWHRLVECSGSLWLHKASHHFDLLNWWIDSDPESVYAAGALDFYGKNGSIRAENCRTCKHTKECPFYFDIMRDRTMVDLYVENEKYDGYLRDGCVFKNDVNIFDKMAATIKYANGVQVAYSLTAYSPYEGYRIAFNGTKGRIDAWIEESKPTSDKNYDEIVLFKNFSRREYIHVPFAASGHGGGDKLLKDQIFLPEIGDPFKQFANVRDGALACLVGIAARNSIASKAPVNIADLTSIKPKAVKEYKRIL; encoded by the coding sequence ATGAATAACACAACTACCAAAATGTCAAGAAGACATTTTATTGCAACAACGGGGACAATTGCCGGAACGGCTCTGCTCAATCCTATTTCTGAATTAAAAGCAGATACAAAAAGCAGTACAGCATTGCCTGATAAAAAAGTTCGTATCGCACTTATTGGTACAGGTATTCGTGGAACATCCATGTGGGGAAGTGATCTGACGAAAAACTATGCTGACTATCTGGAGTTCGTTGGCCTTTGTGATAATAACGAAGGACGTTTAGAAACAGGAAAACGTATCATAGGAACTGATTGTCCAACTTATACCGATTTTGAGAAAATGATGGCTGAAACCAAGCCCGATGTGCTAATTGTAACGACAATAGACAGTACGCACCATCACTTCATTATTCGTGGCATGGAGCTGGGAGCAGATATTATTACTGAAAAACCAATGACGATCGATGAAAAGAAAATTCAGGCGATTCTGGATGCCGAAAAGCGAACTGGCAAAACATGCAGAGTCACATTCAATTACAGGTATTCACCTCACCGGGCAAAAATATGGGAACTACTTCGTGCTGGTGAAATAGGAGATATCACCTCCGTCGATTTTCACTGGTATCTGGATACCTCTCACGGTGCCGACTATTTCCGGCGTTGGCACAGACTGGTGGAATGCAGCGGATCGTTGTGGTTACATAAAGCCAGCCATCATTTTGATCTGTTAAATTGGTGGATAGACAGTGATCCGGAGTCTGTATATGCTGCGGGGGCCCTGGACTTTTATGGAAAGAACGGTTCTATTCGGGCTGAGAACTGTCGTACCTGTAAGCATACAAAAGAATGTCCGTTCTATTTCGATATAATGAGAGATAGAACCATGGTTGATCTTTATGTTGAAAATGAGAAATATGATGGTTATCTGCGTGACGGATGTGTATTTAAAAACGATGTTAATATATTCGACAAAATGGCAGCAACCATAAAATATGCCAATGGGGTACAGGTGGCGTATTCATTGACGGCATATTCTCCTTACGAAGGATACCGAATCGCTTTCAACGGAACTAAAGGACGGATAGATGCCTGGATTGAGGAGTCTAAACCTACATCTGATAAGAACTATGATGAGATTGTATTGTTTAAAAACTTCTCTCGCAGAGAATACATTCATGTCCCATTCGCTGCATCCGGACATGGAGGAGGTGATAAGTTATTGAAAGACCAGATATTCTTACCTGAAATTGGTGATCCGTTTAAACAATTTGCCAATGTCCGTGATGGAGCTTTAGCCTGTTTGGTTGGTATAGCGGCTCGAAATAGTATCGCGTCAAAAGCCCCTGTAAACATTGCTGATCTAACATCTATCAAACCTAAAGCAGTAAAAGAGTATAAAAGAATACTGTGA
- a CDS encoding ATP-binding cassette domain-containing protein — translation MDTQLEVDSVIKMYGETTILADVYLSCVPGDIIGLFGRNGTGKSTLLRIIFGSLKGDRSCIRINGKIQKQAAYRSGLLGFLPQEGYLPNNLSLAECVELLLGKEYRKDFFADKHLFRIRKSKVSEMSGGEKRYAEIKLILWGKAPFILLDEPFQGLSPIVSESIREHIKIASQSKGIILTDHNFREVHKCVNRIMLLNDCYLKELREPNDLIPFGYYENE, via the coding sequence ATGGACACGCAGCTTGAGGTTGATAGCGTAATAAAAATGTATGGAGAAACAACCATTCTAGCAGATGTATATCTTTCGTGCGTTCCCGGAGATATTATCGGATTATTCGGTCGGAATGGAACTGGGAAATCTACACTGCTAAGAATAATATTCGGATCGTTAAAAGGAGATCGAAGTTGCATTCGTATAAACGGTAAAATTCAAAAACAAGCCGCTTATCGCTCAGGGTTACTTGGTTTTCTGCCTCAAGAAGGCTATCTTCCGAATAATTTGTCGTTGGCTGAATGTGTAGAATTACTTTTAGGGAAAGAATATAGAAAAGACTTCTTTGCCGACAAACACCTTTTCAGAATCAGAAAATCCAAGGTTTCAGAAATGTCTGGTGGCGAAAAAAGATATGCCGAGATTAAGCTTATTCTATGGGGGAAAGCTCCATTTATTTTGTTGGATGAACCGTTTCAGGGCCTCTCCCCTATTGTTTCTGAATCCATCAGAGAACATATTAAAATTGCCTCCCAATCCAAAGGAATTATTTTAACCGATCATAATTTCAGGGAAGTACACAAATGTGTAAACCGCATCATGCTGCTTAACGATTGTTATTTGAAAGAATTACGGGAGCCAAATGATTTAATCCCTTTTGGATATTATGAAAACGAGTGA
- a CDS encoding sugar O-acetyltransferase gives MMTEREKMLAGEIYDCGDEQLIERWHLAKQLQKKYSETDSRDRDTLNSILDELIGGRGDNVWIAAPFLVDYGENIFIGNNVEINMNCVFLDCNRISIGSYSGIGPGVHIYTVTHPVNPKERLPGNSQFWKSYTAPVTIGNNVWIGGGAILLPGVTIGDNTTIGAGSVVTKSIPDNCIAAGNPCRVIRKIDE, from the coding sequence ATAATGACAGAACGAGAAAAAATGCTTGCCGGAGAGATATATGACTGCGGTGACGAACAATTGATTGAGCGTTGGCATCTAGCCAAGCAGCTTCAAAAAAAGTATTCTGAGACTGACAGCAGAGACAGAGATACTCTAAATTCTATTTTGGATGAATTAATTGGCGGTAGGGGTGATAATGTTTGGATAGCTGCTCCATTTTTGGTTGATTATGGTGAGAATATCTTTATAGGAAACAATGTGGAGATAAATATGAACTGTGTCTTTTTGGACTGTAACCGTATATCTATTGGCAGTTATAGCGGTATCGGTCCCGGGGTACATATCTACACTGTTACTCATCCGGTAAATCCGAAGGAACGTCTGCCGGGAAACAGCCAATTTTGGAAATCATATACTGCTCCGGTTACTATTGGTAATAATGTATGGATTGGAGGAGGGGCAATACTATTACCGGGTGTTACAATCGGCGATAACACAACCATCGGAGCCGGTAGCGTAGTTACTAAGTCAATCCCCGATAATTGCATTGCAGCTGGTAACCCTTGCAGAGTAATCCGTAAAATTGATGAATAG